From the genome of Psychroserpens ponticola, one region includes:
- a CDS encoding hydrolase produces MKQRLFMYLFIFTLLLVIFQFVNSKSIIENYDKKLTNYMVANTQLKDSIRVMEDDVVSNFYTFKFDTNEDAMIYWEEQGFRISEFVPFIKDELMNLNVYETEDHPLVPYASMTGQKMLIDQIRMLNHKWIIASFTDGKYWGEMLLSYEIETIEDRKELKFKVIESSLYRPR; encoded by the coding sequence ATGAAACAAAGATTGTTCATGTATTTATTTATTTTCACTTTATTATTAGTGATTTTTCAATTTGTAAATTCTAAAAGTATTATTGAGAACTATGACAAAAAGCTAACCAATTATATGGTAGCGAATACTCAATTGAAAGATTCAATTAGAGTTATGGAAGATGATGTTGTTTCTAATTTCTACACGTTCAAGTTTGACACCAATGAGGATGCAATGATATATTGGGAAGAGCAAGGTTTTAGAATTTCAGAGTTTGTACCATTTATAAAAGACGAATTAATGAATCTTAATGTTTATGAAACTGAAGATCATCCGTTAGTGCCTTATGCGTCTATGACTGGTCAGAAAATGCTAATAGATCAAATACGAATGCTTAACCATAAATGGATCATAGCTAGTTTTACTGATGGTAAATATTGGGGAGAAATGTTACTGTCTTATGAAATAGAAACTATTGAAGATAGGAAAGAGCTTAAGTTTAAAGTTATTGAATCATCGTTATATAGGCCTAGATAA
- a CDS encoding MBL fold metallo-hydrolase, whose product MKITFLGTGTSQGIPVIGSDHPVCLSTNPKDKRLRVSILVEWDDFAYVVDCGPDFRQQMLRIDCNKIDGVIFTHEHADHTAGLDDIRPFYFRQGDIPFYAHKRVFGELKKRFDYIFTTKNKYPGVPSVIENEIKNKPFKLGDLEVIPINGYHHKLQVFGFRFGDFAYLTDMKTVADEEVEKLKGVKVLVVNALREREHISHFNMTEALNFVEKVQPETAYLTHISHYLGFHDEVQQKLPKNVFLAYDNLEIEL is encoded by the coding sequence TTGAAAATTACATTTTTAGGCACAGGTACTTCACAAGGAATTCCAGTTATTGGAAGTGATCATCCTGTATGTTTAAGTACAAACCCTAAAGACAAGCGCCTTAGAGTATCTATCTTAGTTGAATGGGACGATTTTGCTTATGTCGTAGATTGCGGTCCAGATTTTAGACAGCAAATGCTTAGAATTGATTGTAATAAGATTGATGGTGTGATTTTTACTCATGAACATGCCGATCACACAGCAGGATTAGATGATATTAGACCTTTTTATTTTAGGCAAGGAGATATTCCATTTTATGCACATAAGCGCGTGTTTGGGGAGTTAAAAAAACGTTTCGATTATATATTTACAACTAAAAATAAATATCCTGGCGTTCCAAGTGTGATTGAGAATGAAATAAAGAATAAACCTTTTAAGCTTGGTGATTTGGAAGTGATTCCTATAAACGGTTACCATCATAAACTGCAGGTTTTTGGGTTTCGATTTGGTGATTTTGCGTATTTAACAGATATGAAAACTGTTGCAGATGAGGAAGTTGAAAAGCTAAAAGGTGTAAAAGTTTTAGTTGTAAATGCATTACGAGAGCGAGAGCATATATCGCATTTTAATATGACTGAAGCTTTAAATTTTGTAGAAAAGGTACAACCAGAAACCGCTTATTTGACACATATTAGTCATTACTTAGGTTTTCATGATGAAGTACAACAAAAATTACCCAAAAACGTTTTTTTGGCATATGATAACTTAGAAATAGAACTTTAA
- a CDS encoding TonB-dependent receptor, producing the protein MEITLKGDREFDEIPSLKTKCLRINLNENIYGTFAEIGAGQETVRQFFRSGGASGTIAKAMSAYDKAFSDAIYGIEDDKRYVTEARLRKMLDHEINLVEERLSREEHPNKMFFTYANTVATIDFAKKYKGHGWVGIKYQVDANQDYNEIVLHLRFKETDARLQQETLGILGTNLIYGAFYKYNEPKKILRYLYDHLDKDQIEIDTINFAGPVFKDVDNRLMSLQLVKNGMTDAVMFAPDGNNVLPAKVLYKKNILTLRGSFRPVTKVNMDMYKKSYDMFIKESKVDVDKTQVIFEITLSNLRAEGEIDEQDFMDRAKLLCSLGQTVLISNFQEYYKLVEYFSQYTKARMGLAMGVNNLVDIFDEKYYRHLSGGILEAFGKLFFKDLRVYLYPMQNDDNTVTTSENLKVHPRMKELYKFFKYNGKVVDIADYDESTLKIFSRTVLKMIASGNDEWEAMLPEGVGKLIKEKSLFGCETEQIHLGD; encoded by the coding sequence ATGGAAATAACCTTAAAAGGAGATAGAGAATTTGATGAGATTCCTTCGTTAAAAACAAAATGTTTGCGAATTAATCTCAATGAAAACATCTACGGAACATTCGCTGAAATTGGAGCAGGTCAAGAAACTGTTCGTCAGTTCTTTAGATCTGGTGGTGCTTCCGGAACTATTGCAAAAGCTATGTCTGCTTATGACAAAGCTTTTAGTGATGCAATTTATGGTATTGAAGATGATAAACGTTATGTTACTGAAGCGCGTTTACGAAAAATGCTAGATCATGAAATCAACTTAGTTGAAGAGCGTCTTTCTAGAGAAGAACATCCTAATAAAATGTTCTTTACGTATGCAAATACAGTGGCAACTATTGATTTTGCGAAAAAATACAAAGGACATGGCTGGGTAGGAATTAAATATCAAGTTGATGCTAATCAAGACTATAACGAAATTGTACTGCACTTACGTTTTAAAGAAACCGATGCAAGACTACAACAAGAAACTCTTGGTATTTTAGGTACAAATCTAATTTATGGTGCATTTTATAAATACAATGAACCTAAAAAAATACTACGTTATTTATATGATCATTTAGACAAAGATCAAATTGAAATAGATACTATCAATTTTGCTGGTCCAGTTTTTAAAGATGTTGACAACCGCTTAATGAGTTTACAACTGGTTAAAAACGGAATGACTGATGCTGTCATGTTTGCGCCTGATGGCAACAACGTACTTCCTGCAAAAGTTCTTTACAAAAAGAACATATTAACATTACGTGGTAGTTTTAGACCAGTAACTAAGGTAAATATGGACATGTATAAGAAATCTTATGACATGTTTATTAAAGAAAGTAAAGTTGATGTTGACAAAACACAAGTCATCTTTGAAATTACTTTATCTAATCTAAGAGCTGAAGGCGAAATCGATGAACAAGATTTCATGGATCGCGCTAAATTATTATGCTCATTAGGTCAAACAGTGTTGATCTCTAATTTTCAAGAGTATTATAAACTTGTTGAATACTTCTCTCAATATACGAAAGCTAGAATGGGATTAGCAATGGGAGTAAATAACCTCGTCGATATTTTTGATGAGAAATATTACCGTCATTTAAGTGGTGGTATCTTAGAAGCCTTTGGAAAATTATTCTTCAAAGATTTAAGAGTCTATTTATATCCAATGCAAAATGATGATAATACGGTTACTACTAGTGAAAACCTCAAAGTACATCCAAGAATGAAAGAACTCTACAAGTTCTTTAAATACAATGGAAAAGTAGTCGACATCGCTGATTATGATGAATCTACATTGAAAATATTCTCAAGAACTGTGCTAAAAATGATTGCTAGCGGGAACGATGAATGGGAAGCTATGCTACCTGAAGGTGTTGGCAAATTAATTAAAGAAAAAAGTCTTTTTGGCTGTGAAACTGAACAAATTCATTTAGGAGATTAA
- the bcp gene encoding thioredoxin-dependent thiol peroxidase produces the protein MTQLKVGDNAPNFSALDEQGNMISLADYKGKKLIVFFYPKASTPGCTVEACNLNDNYERFQAQGYEILGVSADNAKRQTNFKSKYGFQYPLLADEDKSVIEAFGVWGPKKFMGRVYDGIHRTTFVIDENGIIEDVILKVKTKAHTDQILK, from the coding sequence ATGACACAATTAAAAGTAGGAGATAATGCTCCAAATTTTTCAGCTCTAGATGAACAAGGAAACATGATTTCTTTAGCAGATTACAAAGGGAAAAAATTAATTGTTTTCTTTTATCCAAAGGCGAGTACTCCAGGATGCACTGTTGAAGCATGTAATTTAAATGATAATTATGAACGTTTTCAAGCTCAAGGCTATGAGATTTTAGGTGTTAGTGCAGATAATGCAAAAAGGCAAACTAATTTTAAAAGCAAATATGGTTTTCAGTATCCTTTATTAGCAGATGAAGATAAGTCAGTAATTGAAGCTTTCGGAGTTTGGGGACCAAAAAAATTTATGGGAAGAGTGTATGACGGTATTCATAGAACAACGTTTGTAATAGATGAAAATGGAATTATTGAAGACGTTATTTTAAAAGTGAAAACTAAAGCTCATACAGATCAAATATTGAAATAG
- a CDS encoding endonuclease III domain-containing protein, with product MTKQEKVDFVINTLKELYPTIPIPLEHKDPYTLLIAVLMSAQSTDVRVNQITPLLFAKADNPYDMIKLSVEEIRAIIKPVGLSPMKSKGIYGLSHILIDKHNGKVPQTYEALEELPAVGHKTAAVVLSQAFGIPAFPVDTHIHRLMYRWNLTNGKNVIQTEKDAKRLFPKELWNDLHLQIIWYGREYSPARGWDLEKDIITKTIGRATVLNAYNKNKKS from the coding sequence ATGACTAAGCAAGAAAAGGTAGATTTTGTTATTAATACGTTAAAAGAATTATATCCAACCATACCAATCCCTTTAGAGCACAAAGACCCTTACACTTTGTTAATAGCTGTATTAATGTCTGCTCAAAGTACTGATGTTCGTGTAAATCAAATCACACCTCTACTATTTGCAAAAGCCGACAACCCATATGATATGATTAAACTTTCTGTGGAAGAAATTAGAGCCATTATCAAGCCTGTTGGCTTATCTCCAATGAAAAGCAAAGGCATTTATGGATTATCACATATTTTGATTGATAAACACAACGGAAAAGTTCCTCAAACTTATGAAGCTTTAGAAGAATTACCTGCTGTAGGACACAAAACTGCTGCTGTTGTATTGTCACAAGCATTTGGAATTCCTGCGTTCCCTGTAGACACTCATATTCACAGATTAATGTATCGATGGAATTTAACCAATGGTAAAAATGTAATACAAACAGAAAAAGATGCCAAACGTTTATTCCCTAAAGAATTATGGAACGACTTACATCTTCAAATTATTTGGTATGGAAGAGAATATTCACCAGCAAGAGGCTGGGATTTAGAAAAAGATATTATTACAAAAACTATTGGAAGAGCCACAGTTTTAAACGCATACAATAAAAATAAAAAGTCCTAA
- a CDS encoding RNA polymerase sigma factor, producing MRQQLITDAVLVRNYMDGDENALSVLIHRHKQRIYSFIYSKVFDRDITEDIFQDAFIKVIKNLKLGKYNEEGKFLPWVMRISHNLVIDHFRKNNRMPKFDNSGEFSIFSVLGDNALNAENQLIKDQVECDLRRIIEELPEDQKEVLVMRMYKDMSFKEISERTGVSINTALGRMRYALINLRKVIDKNNIILTN from the coding sequence ATGAGACAACAACTTATCACGGACGCTGTTTTAGTTAGAAACTACATGGATGGAGATGAAAACGCTCTATCAGTTTTAATCCATAGGCACAAACAAAGAATTTACAGTTTTATTTATTCAAAAGTATTTGATAGAGACATTACTGAAGATATTTTTCAGGATGCTTTTATTAAAGTCATTAAAAATTTGAAACTAGGGAAGTATAACGAAGAAGGCAAATTTTTGCCTTGGGTAATGCGTATTTCTCACAATCTTGTAATTGATCATTTTAGAAAGAATAATCGAATGCCAAAATTTGATAATTCTGGTGAGTTTAGTATTTTTTCTGTTCTTGGTGATAATGCATTAAATGCAGAAAATCAGCTCATTAAAGATCAAGTTGAATGTGATTTGCGTCGCATTATAGAAGAGCTTCCCGAAGACCAGAAAGAGGTATTAGTGATGCGAATGTATAAAGACATGAGTTTCAAGGAAATTTCTGAACGAACAGGCGTAAGTATCAATACTGCATTAGGAAGAATGCGTTATGCGCTAATTAACCTAAGAAAGGTCATTGATAAAAATAATATCATTTTAACAAATTAA
- the uvrA gene encoding excinuclease ABC subunit UvrA, protein MNTNILDVNPKENIIIKGAKLHNLKNIDVVIPRQKLVVITGLSGSGKSSLAFDTLYAEGQRRYVESLSSYARQFLGRLNKPKVDFIKGIAPAIAIEQKVNSTNPRSTVGTSTEIYDYLKLLFARIGKTYSPVSGDLVKKHRTKDVLDLVKSFDDREKLLLLSPIILEEGRTMIDKLNVLKQQGYARIQHNEVVLRIDEAVDKKLKKDIFLVVDRIVVKHEDDFYNRLADAIETAFFEGKGTCIIESLTDKKRTEFNNKFELDGMTFLEPNAHLFSFNNPYGACPKCEGYGDVIGVDEDLVIPNTGLSIYDNAIFPWRGESMSWYRDQLVNNSHKFDFPIHKPFFELSPEQKQLVWDGNQYFEGLNSFFTELESKAYKIQNRVMLSRYRGKTKCSVCLGKRLRPETNYVKIGNITITDLVEMPLDKLVNFFKQLELNNHDTTIANRLLKEISNRLSFLTNVGLDYLTLNRKSNTLSGGESQRINLATSLGSSLVGSMYILDEPSIGLHPKDTQKLIKVLKALRDLGNTVIVVEHDEDIMQAADEIIDIGPEAGTFGGEVVATGNFKDILASESLTAKYLNGQLKIEVPKKRRTSKYHVDVLGARENNLQNINVTFPLEMLTVITGVSGSGKSTLVKKILFPALQKKLTDFGDKPGQFTELKGNFSNIKHIEFVDQNPIGRSSRSNPVTYIKAYDDIRALYASQKLSKIRNYQAKHFSFNVDGGRCETCKGEGQVTIEMQFMADVHLTCDTCNGKRFKKEVLEVHFNGKSIDDILNLTIDDAISFFTEHTQTKIQSKLQPLQDVGLGYVTLGQSSSTLSGGEAQRIKLASFLGKGSKSDNALFIFDEPTTGLHFHDIKKLLKSFQALIAKGHSIIVVEHNIDLIKCADYIIDLGPEGGERGGQLIAQGTPENIAKNKKSITGEFLRDKLYS, encoded by the coding sequence ATGAATACTAACATTTTAGACGTTAATCCAAAAGAAAACATCATCATTAAAGGTGCCAAATTGCACAACTTAAAAAATATTGATGTTGTTATACCTAGACAAAAACTTGTAGTGATTACTGGTTTATCAGGTTCTGGAAAGTCTAGTTTGGCATTTGACACTTTATACGCAGAAGGCCAAAGACGTTATGTAGAAAGCCTTTCAAGTTATGCTAGACAATTTTTAGGACGACTCAATAAACCAAAAGTTGATTTTATAAAAGGTATCGCTCCTGCTATTGCTATTGAACAAAAAGTAAATTCAACAAATCCAAGATCTACTGTTGGTACATCAACAGAAATCTATGATTATTTAAAGTTATTATTTGCTAGAATTGGAAAAACCTATTCTCCAGTTTCTGGAGATTTAGTAAAAAAACATCGAACTAAAGATGTTCTAGATTTGGTAAAATCATTTGACGATCGTGAAAAACTTCTACTCCTTTCACCTATTATTTTAGAGGAAGGAAGAACGATGATAGACAAACTTAATGTTTTAAAACAACAAGGATATGCAAGAATTCAACATAATGAAGTTGTCTTAAGAATTGATGAGGCTGTAGATAAAAAACTAAAAAAAGACATCTTCCTTGTTGTAGATCGTATTGTAGTAAAACACGAAGATGATTTTTATAATCGATTAGCAGATGCTATTGAAACGGCCTTCTTTGAAGGAAAAGGCACCTGCATTATCGAATCACTTACCGACAAAAAGCGTACTGAATTCAATAACAAATTTGAATTAGATGGTATGACTTTTCTAGAACCAAATGCACATCTATTCAGCTTTAATAATCCTTATGGAGCTTGTCCAAAATGTGAGGGATATGGAGATGTTATTGGTGTTGATGAAGATTTAGTGATTCCAAATACAGGTTTATCAATATATGATAATGCTATTTTTCCTTGGAGAGGTGAAAGCATGAGTTGGTATAGAGATCAATTAGTTAATAATTCACATAAATTTGATTTCCCAATACATAAACCTTTCTTTGAATTATCTCCTGAACAAAAACAACTCGTTTGGGATGGCAACCAATACTTTGAAGGCTTAAATTCCTTCTTTACTGAATTAGAATCTAAAGCATATAAGATTCAAAATCGTGTAATGTTATCACGTTATAGAGGGAAAACAAAATGTAGTGTATGTCTAGGAAAACGGCTTCGTCCAGAAACTAATTACGTTAAAATTGGCAATATTACAATAACTGATTTAGTAGAAATGCCATTGGATAAATTGGTCAATTTCTTTAAGCAATTAGAACTTAACAATCATGACACAACAATTGCAAATCGCTTGCTAAAAGAAATATCAAATCGACTATCATTTCTAACTAATGTTGGCTTAGACTATTTAACTTTAAACAGAAAATCTAACACCTTATCTGGAGGTGAAAGTCAGCGTATAAATTTAGCCACATCCTTAGGAAGCAGCTTGGTTGGATCTATGTATATCCTAGATGAACCAAGTATAGGCTTACATCCAAAAGACACTCAAAAACTAATTAAAGTCTTAAAAGCATTGCGCGACTTAGGCAATACGGTTATTGTGGTAGAGCATGATGAAGACATTATGCAAGCAGCAGATGAAATAATAGATATTGGTCCAGAAGCAGGAACTTTTGGAGGTGAAGTTGTAGCCACAGGGAATTTTAAAGACATCCTAGCTTCAGAATCTTTAACTGCAAAATATCTCAACGGTCAATTAAAAATTGAAGTGCCTAAAAAACGAAGAACTTCTAAATATCATGTAGATGTTTTAGGAGCACGAGAAAACAATCTTCAAAATATTAATGTTACGTTTCCATTAGAAATGCTTACCGTAATTACTGGAGTTTCAGGAAGTGGGAAAAGTACTTTGGTTAAAAAGATACTATTTCCAGCTTTACAAAAGAAGTTAACCGATTTTGGAGACAAACCTGGACAATTTACAGAGTTAAAAGGAAATTTCAGCAATATAAAACATATAGAGTTTGTAGATCAAAATCCAATCGGAAGATCATCACGTTCTAACCCTGTAACTTATATAAAAGCTTATGACGATATTAGAGCATTATATGCAAGTCAGAAATTAAGCAAAATTAGAAACTACCAAGCCAAGCATTTTAGCTTCAATGTAGATGGAGGACGATGTGAAACCTGCAAAGGAGAAGGTCAAGTTACTATTGAAATGCAATTCATGGCAGATGTACATCTTACATGTGATACATGCAATGGAAAACGCTTCAAAAAAGAAGTATTAGAGGTTCATTTTAACGGAAAATCTATAGATGATATACTGAACCTTACTATAGATGATGCTATTTCATTTTTTACTGAACATACTCAAACAAAAATTCAAAGCAAATTACAACCTTTACAAGATGTAGGATTAGGTTATGTGACTTTAGGTCAGAGTTCTTCTACTCTTTCTGGTGGTGAAGCACAACGAATTAAATTAGCATCTTTCCTTGGAAAAGGTTCTAAAAGCGATAATGCTTTATTCATTTTTGATGAGCCAACAACGGGTTTACATTTTCACGATATCAAAAAATTATTGAAGTCGTTTCAAGCTTTAATAGCAAAAGGACATTCAATCATCGTTGTGGAGCATAATATCGATCTTATTAAATGTGCAGATTACATCATCGACTTAGGACCTGAAGGAGGCGAACGTGGCGGACAATTAATTGCTCAAGGAACTCCTGAAAACATTGCCAAAAATAAGAAATCCATTACTGGAGAATTTTTACGTGACAAACTCTATTCTTAA
- a CDS encoding DUF3667 domain-containing protein, with protein MSDESLVTTNEPLPCQNCDSILEEGFEFCPHCGQKTNDALTIGVLFYNTISNYFSFDARFLKSFAPLMFRPGYLAEKFIQGKRLLYLHPAQMYLFVSVIFFFIVSFSTRDLVQEANKINEKVAKSEFVSEQKDSLNQATDSIKIEKIMKPLKDNQQIIGLEDSDLKMADSLIKLETANPKNMNTSWDFDKRKVDSLVASGADNEVIYKEMGMSEDPSFLERRLYTRMLSLAKGQGAGSIVQAFFDSIPISMFFLLPFFALILKVFYYNKGKYVHHLVFSFYFFSFLFTVFSVLFGLNNFFEIESWINWLIAISTYFYFLIALIRFYRQHWFLTWVKSGIITFVFILFVIPTAIGLLAAFSFFTS; from the coding sequence ATGTCAGACGAATCATTAGTCACAACAAATGAACCTTTACCTTGTCAAAACTGTGATTCTATTTTAGAAGAGGGATTTGAGTTTTGTCCACATTGCGGACAAAAAACGAATGATGCACTTACAATAGGAGTGTTGTTTTATAATACGATAAGTAATTACTTTTCCTTTGATGCTCGTTTTTTGAAAAGTTTTGCTCCTTTGATGTTTAGACCTGGTTATTTAGCCGAAAAATTCATACAAGGCAAACGATTGTTGTATTTGCATCCTGCTCAAATGTATTTGTTTGTTTCTGTAATATTCTTTTTTATTGTCTCATTTAGTACAAGAGACCTTGTGCAAGAAGCTAATAAAATAAATGAAAAAGTAGCAAAGTCCGAGTTTGTATCAGAGCAAAAGGATTCGCTAAATCAAGCTACAGATTCAATTAAAATTGAGAAAATAATGAAGCCTTTAAAAGATAATCAACAGATTATCGGGCTTGAGGATTCGGACTTAAAAATGGCAGATTCTTTAATAAAATTAGAAACTGCTAATCCTAAAAACATGAACACATCATGGGATTTTGATAAAAGGAAAGTAGATTCTTTAGTTGCTTCAGGTGCAGATAATGAAGTTATTTATAAAGAAATGGGCATGTCTGAAGATCCCAGTTTTCTTGAGAGACGCCTTTATACAAGAATGTTGAGTTTGGCTAAAGGTCAAGGTGCTGGATCAATTGTTCAGGCATTCTTTGATAGTATTCCGATTTCGATGTTTTTCTTACTACCGTTTTTTGCGTTAATTCTTAAAGTGTTTTATTACAATAAAGGAAAGTATGTTCACCATTTGGTTTTTAGTTTCTATTTTTTTTCATTCTTATTTACGGTGTTTAGTGTTCTTTTTGGATTAAATAATTTTTTCGAGATAGAAAGTTGGATTAATTGGCTAATTGCGATATCAACTTATTTTTATTTTTTAATCGCTTTAATTCGGTTTTACAGACAGCATTGGTTTCTTACTTGGGTAAAAAGTGGAATAATTACTTTCGTATTTATCCTTTTTGTAATACCAACTGCTATTGGGTTACTAGCTGCGTTTTCTTTTTTTACGTCTTAA
- a CDS encoding oligosaccharide flippase family protein, translating to MGIVINQSFKNTITTYLGFGLGAINTLFLYTEFMSDNYYGLVAYILSTANIMMPLMAFGVHNTVIKFYSTFKTKNSLNSFLTLMLFLPLALTIPIGLVGFLSYDTIASWLTHKNNIVGDYLWYIFITALAMAYFEVFFAWVKVQMKTVFGNVMKEVFHRVGIMILLFALYFEWITVEQFLTGLVSVYVLRTLLMLVNAFYIRLPVFRFNKIDKLSSILKYSSLIIIAGSIATMILDIDKFMLNNYIDIEKVAYYSVATFIATVIAVPQRAMHQIMMPLTAKFINDNNREELNDLYERSSLTLYIISGYIFLLIVLNINELYTIIPEEFSGGIIVVFLISIAKLYDNLLGNNNAILFNSDYYRMVLVFGVILAISAVVLNIILIPLYGINGSALATLIAVVVYNTIKVVFVKMKFNMLPFTMQTLKISVLLIICVLAFYFWEFPFNAYMNIFFKSIIVGIVYAVLIYKLNVSEDITAMFKKYLRLKK from the coding sequence ATGGGAATAGTTATCAACCAATCTTTTAAAAATACAATAACCACGTATCTTGGTTTTGGACTTGGTGCTATTAATACCTTATTTCTTTATACCGAATTTATGAGTGACAATTACTATGGGTTGGTCGCTTATATCTTATCTACAGCAAATATTATGATGCCTCTAATGGCATTTGGTGTGCATAATACAGTGATTAAATTTTATTCAACTTTTAAAACTAAGAATTCTTTAAATAGTTTTTTAACCTTGATGTTGTTTTTGCCTTTAGCTTTGACAATTCCAATTGGATTAGTTGGATTTTTAAGTTATGATACGATTGCTAGCTGGCTAACTCATAAAAATAATATTGTTGGAGATTATCTCTGGTATATTTTTATCACAGCATTAGCAATGGCATATTTCGAGGTCTTTTTTGCTTGGGTAAAAGTGCAAATGAAAACGGTATTTGGAAACGTTATGAAAGAAGTATTTCATCGCGTTGGCATAATGATTTTGCTATTTGCATTATATTTTGAATGGATCACAGTTGAACAGTTTTTAACAGGATTAGTTAGTGTTTATGTTTTAAGAACACTATTAATGTTAGTCAATGCTTTTTATATTAGATTGCCAGTATTCCGATTCAATAAGATTGATAAATTAAGCTCTATATTAAAGTATTCAAGTTTAATAATTATAGCAGGTTCAATAGCAACTATGATTTTAGATATTGATAAATTCATGTTGAATAATTATATCGACATTGAAAAAGTTGCCTATTACAGTGTAGCTACATTTATTGCTACAGTTATTGCTGTTCCTCAGCGAGCGATGCATCAAATTATGATGCCTTTGACAGCTAAATTTATAAACGATAATAATAGGGAAGAGCTTAATGATTTGTATGAACGTAGTTCATTAACATTGTATATTATTAGTGGTTATATATTCTTGCTGATTGTGCTGAACATTAATGAGCTATACACTATTATTCCAGAAGAATTTTCAGGTGGAATTATTGTTGTTTTTCTAATTAGTATTGCTAAGCTTTATGATAATCTTTTAGGAAATAATAATGCTATTTTATTTAATAGTGATTACTATAGAATGGTCCTAGTGTTTGGAGTTATATTAGCGATTAGTGCAGTTGTACTCAATATTATTTTAATTCCATTGTATGGAATAAATGGATCTGCCTTAGCAACTTTAATTGCTGTAGTTGTTTACAATACCATAAAAGTTGTATTTGTAAAAATGAAATTTAATATGTTACCATTTACAATGCAAACTTTGAAGATTTCGGTTTTACTTATTATTTGTGTTTTAGCTTTTTATTTCTGGGAATTTCCATTTAATGCATATATGAATATCTTTTTCAAATCTATAATTGTTGGAATAGTGTATGCGGTCTTGATTTATAAGCTTAATGTGTCTGAAGATATTACTGCCATGTTTAAAAAGTATTTGAGGTTGAAAAAATAG